The Terriglobus roseus region GGCCGCTGATGAGCACCAGGAGTGCCAGACGGAACTCTGTGACGATCTTTGGGCGCGACAGCAGGATGAAGATAAATGTGCTGGTCGCAATGAGACTAGGTAGTGGGTAGAAAGGCATGCGGAATCGTCCGGCGCGTGTGCGTTCCGCTCTGTGCTTCGGAAGCAGAATGGCAATGCCTTGAAGTAAGAACTGAAAGACAATGCGCAGGACCACGAGCGATGCGATGACCTCCTGCAGTCGGAAGAGGCAACAGATCAACGTAACAAGGCAGAGCACACTAAGTGAGACCACCGGAAACCCGTGACGAGGGTGCAACTTTTTGAAGATGGCAGGGAAGTTTCCGTCTTGTGCAGCGGCGTAGGGGATGCGCGAGTAGCCAAGAAGAAGTGCATACACGGAAGCTAATGACGCAATTGCAATCAAGATGACAGCGATTGATCCGGCGGCATGTGCCCATGTGTGCGAAGCAAACGCCGTTTGTACGAAGACAGCCATGGTGTACTGTCGTTCGCCACTGCTGCTATGCGTAAGCGACTGCCACGGAAGAACACCTAGCACGCTGATATTCATCAAAAGATAGAGCGTGCCAACGATGACGATGGCTCCGATCACCGCGCGCGGAATGGTGCGGCTTGGATCGCGTACTTCTGCACCCAGAAAACAGACGTTGTAGTAGCCCCAGTAGTCGTATGCGGCGACCAGAAGGCCGGCTCCAAGACCACTGAAGAATGAACTGTTCAGATGAAAGGCGTTGGGGGGGAAGCTAAATGCGAGTGAGGGCGAGAAGTGTGTGAAACCTATTGCAATGACCCCGAGCAGAGTTGCGATTACGACACCGCCCAGAACACGCGTTACCGCACCAATCTTTCGAATGGGTTGGAAGAGGAGTGCCGTACAGATGAGACACGCGGCAAGAGCCAGAACGGTCTGCGCGGTGTGGCCAAAGCCAGGTAAAAACCACGTGGCGTACTGTGCGAAGCCAATACAACCAGAGGCGATGGAAAGCGGCGCAGAGAAGATGAGCTGCCACGCGTAGAGGAAGCTGAAAGCCCTTCCGATTTTGGGTGGGTAGGCTGACTTGAGATACGCGTAAGAGCCCCCGGCCTCTGGATATGCCGTGCCAAGCTCACTCCATGTGCAACCATCAGCAAGAGAGAGCAGTGCACCGAGCAGCCAGCCAAGCATGGCCTGCGGTCCTCCCATTGCGGTCACAATCAAGGGCAATGTGATGAACGGACCCACGCCAACCATATCAATGATGTTGGCGGAGAGTGCTCCCGTGAACCCGAGTTGTCGGCGAAGATGCGGCTCGGATGGATTAACTGCGTTCATCTGGCTCTCTGAATCAAGTAATGCAGGAAATGGTCGGGCTGGTTCCGTTTCGATAATCCTACAGCCGCCGGTCATCGGTGAGATTGGGTAATTAACTCGCACTCGCGTTGAAGCAACGTCTTCGCCTTTTCCAGATTGGCTCGTGTTGCGGCCAACCACTGCTCGTCGACTTGGAGTTGCTGAGATGCATGGTCGATCTGCGCTTGCATGGCTGACGATGCGGGGCCACCCGTAATGGTGCGGATGGCGACGAAGTGCTCTGGATCCATCGCTTGCCGCAGTTGCTGTTTCGTGATGTTGAGCTTTGCTTCCTGCGTGCGTCGGAAAAGATCATCCACGAAAACGGAAACATCATCAGATGTGGCAGATCTGACTGCAGCGGAGGTGATTGTGTGAGCGTCGTGGAATGAAATGCCGGTCTGGCGCACGAGAGTGTCGGCAACTTCTGTGACGGGCAGAAAGTTGCCGCCAGCGCGTCGTCGCATCTCCTCCGTGTTGAAAGTGGCTTCGGAAAGAGCGCCCGCAATCAGCGTGAGCGCACGTTGCGCATCAGAGAAGGCAAGCGCGACGAGAGGCTGCAGCGAATCTTCGCCGTCATTCATGTCGGCGAAGGGTGTGTTGTGCAGTGAGCTCAACACAGATTGCGACTCAGTAAGCGCGCGGGATGAAAGGATACGCACATGTTCCAGCGGAACCGGATTGCGCTTTTGCGGCATGATGCTGCTGATCTGTACGTATCCGTTGGATAGGCGCAGGAAGTTAAATTCAGCGGTAGACCACAACAACATGTCTTGTGTGAATCGACCAAGGCTAAGCATAGCCGTCGCCAATACACTGCATGCTTCAGCGACATAATCGACTGCGGCGATAGCCCCGTAGCTATTCACGACAAGACCGTTGAAGCCAAGCAGGCGCATGGTGAGGTCACGCTGGATAGGGAAGCCGGTGGTAGTAATCGCGCAGGCTCCCAGCGGATTGCGATTTACACGCGCGAAGCAGGCAATAAGGCGCTCTGCGTCTCGTTCCAAAACCTCGGCCATCGCCATCATGTAGTGGCCTAATGTCGTTGGCTGTGCTGGTTGGTTGTGTGTGTAAGCCGGCATCAACGCGTCGCGGTATTGTGTCGCAATCGTTAGCAGCACCGAGCGCAGCTTAAGAGAAGCGCCGAGGATGTTCAATAGATTGGACCTAAGAACCATGCGGTACATGGTTAGATCGATATCATTTCTCGAGCGGGCGGTGTGGAGTCTTCCAGCATGCTCTTGGCCTGCGATATCGGCGAGCTTCTTCTCGACCAGGAAGAAGAGGTCTTCGACTGAGCCGTCGTAGATGGTGGAGCGGAGCTCTTCTAAATTCAGTGCATTAATACCTTGCAGGCAGGCGGCTGCAGTATCGCGTGTGATGATGCCGCTGCGGTGGAGCATAACTGCGTGCGCGCGATCAATCTCTAATAAAGACGGAAGAAAAAGATGCTGTGCATCCGCGAAGATGTGCGCAAGGACTTGTTCACGGTAGACCGGAGCGGGGAAAGAGGACGTGACGTTCGACACGGGGTAACTCCACCGTTGCTGCTTGAATGAAAGAGGACTAAAGAGGAGCGGTGATTGCCGCTCCTCTTTATGTTGTGAGTTAGAACTGTACGGCAACGCCCCATTGCACGATGCGCTGTTCCAGCACGGTACTGCGGTTGATGGTGGGCGCCACACTGGTGGCGATACCCGTTGCAGCGGTTACTGCCTGTGTGTAAGAGATGTTTGTGACGTTGTTGTGATTGAAGATATTGTTCGCTTCTAGCAGGAATGAAGGAGCAATCCGCTCCCAGATCTTCGGGAAGGTGCGCGTATAACGTGCATCTACCTGATAGACAGAAGGGCTACGAAGCGTGTTGCGTCCAACGAAAGCTGGTCGGGCTATCGTCTGCGAGGCGTCGTTATAGAAAGTCTGGCTGGAGGCAAGAATCGTTGCCTGATCGCCTGACATTAGGTTTCCGAGGACTGACAGCATGTTGTGATTGGCAAGTTCACGGCCGAATTTATTGTTGAAGTTAAACTGCGGCTCTAGAACTCCCGTTAGATTGAATGCATTCGGATGATTGACGTTGGAGTTCCCGCGATCGAATTTACGGTTTAACGTGTTCGTGACATTTGCGTTCTGCTCAAATGAGTTCACGTCCGGTGCATCCGAAATGGTGTGCGACCAGGTGTAATTTGCATTCAATGACATACCGCGTACCGGAGCCATTACAAAGTTCACGAACATGGCATTGAAGCTTGAGTTTGCTCCGGATTCGACACGATTTACCTGGTTATAGCGGGCATCATAACGAGTAGCGCCGTTGATCGCACTGCTGAAGGTGGGACGGCCGTCTGCCAAAGAACCAGTTGGAATCCCGTTGATGTTGTGCATCCACATCAGGTTCCGGCCATTCGACATGATGTAGCCGACTGTGACGGATGTCTTATTCGTGATCTGTTGAGCGACCTGCAGGTTTGCGTTCCAGGTGTATTCGTTCTTGAACCTGGGGCTCACGGTTGTGACGTTCTGCGTTGCCACTGTTCCCACGCTGGATGGAATCGTTGGATAGGCAGGAGCCCCAGCGGTGGTGGGCGTATACGTGTACGACGACGTTCGGTTTGAGCCATCAAGGGTCAACGCATTCGCCCAAAGATCGGTTGGCGTCTGTCCGTAGAAGATACCGGACGAGAGCTTTACCGTCGTCGTATTGGTCGCACGATAGCTGAGGCCAAGGCGAGGTGCGAAGTCCGTGTTCGGGACGTTGAAGTTGCGAGAATCCGTATACGGCGCATTCGGATTAGCTTTCGGAGAGGCGAAGCGGTCCCAGCGCAGACCATATACCGCAGTCAAACGCGGGGATAAAGCCCAGGTGTCCTGAACATATCCACCGTAGAAGAGCGAAGCATACCCAATACCATTCGTATCGGTTTGCGACGCGAAGTTGTCATAGGAGTACAAGTTCGTGCCATTCTTCGCACTCAGATATGCAGCGACGGAAGCGAACGTATAGCGGTTATACGAAACCAGACGCTTACGGTTTTGAATCTGAGCCAGCAGGAATCCTGCCTTGAATGTATGCGCGCCGCGGATATAGCTGATGTTTTCAGATCCTGAGGGCTGCTTGTCGGTGTAGATATCGCCCGCGTTGCTGCTGCCATTGAAAGCCGCAATGCCAGTAATCACGATGGCTGGACCCTTTCCTGTAGAGGGGCCAGCAAAGTGAGTGTTTGTGCGGTATGGCACGGAGAAACGGAATTCGTTGAGCAGATGGTCGCTGATGGCCGAGATCCACTGAACGCCGGCCACGTGTGCGCGATCCGAATAGTCCACACCAGCGCTGGTGGCATTGATGCCACCGACCTGCGTGTTGAACGGGAAGCTGTTTTTGAAGTAGTTGTAGCGCAGGAAGACGGAGTTCTTGGAGTTGATGTTGTAATCAACACGAAAGTCCATGAAAGTTCCATGGAGAAGACCGGGCGCCGTAACCAATTCTGATGACGGAAGACCAATCGCCGTGGCATTTGCCTGCGTAATGGTGACTACTGATGGGCTTCCGCGAAGAACATGCTCATAGGATCCGAAGAAGAACAGCTTGTTCTTCTTCACGGGGCCGCCAACGTTAACTGCATGATCTTCCAGGATCAAGTTTGGCTTTGTCGGATTCGTTGCCTTGTTCTGTAACAACGGAAATGCCGTGGCATCCACCCACCGCTTGATGAATTCATACTTGCCGTGGAAC contains the following coding sequences:
- a CDS encoding APC family permease; this encodes MNAVNPSEPHLRRQLGFTGALSANIIDMVGVGPFITLPLIVTAMGGPQAMLGWLLGALLSLADGCTWSELGTAYPEAGGSYAYLKSAYPPKIGRAFSFLYAWQLIFSAPLSIASGCIGFAQYATWFLPGFGHTAQTVLALAACLICTALLFQPIRKIGAVTRVLGGVVIATLLGVIAIGFTHFSPSLAFSFPPNAFHLNSSFFSGLGAGLLVAAYDYWGYYNVCFLGAEVRDPSRTIPRAVIGAIVIVGTLYLLMNISVLGVLPWQSLTHSSSGERQYTMAVFVQTAFASHTWAHAAGSIAVILIAIASLASVYALLLGYSRIPYAAAQDGNFPAIFKKLHPRHGFPVVSLSVLCLVTLICCLFRLQEVIASLVVLRIVFQFLLQGIAILLPKHRAERTRAGRFRMPFYPLPSLIATSTFIFILLSRPKIVTEFRLALLVLISGLMIYATRYLLQRRPKTA
- the argH gene encoding argininosuccinate lyase, which gives rise to MSNVTSSFPAPVYREQVLAHIFADAQHLFLPSLLEIDRAHAVMLHRSGIITRDTAAACLQGINALNLEELRSTIYDGSVEDLFFLVEKKLADIAGQEHAGRLHTARSRNDIDLTMYRMVLRSNLLNILGASLKLRSVLLTIATQYRDALMPAYTHNQPAQPTTLGHYMMAMAEVLERDAERLIACFARVNRNPLGACAITTTGFPIQRDLTMRLLGFNGLVVNSYGAIAAVDYVAEACSVLATAMLSLGRFTQDMLLWSTAEFNFLRLSNGYVQISSIMPQKRNPVPLEHVRILSSRALTESQSVLSSLHNTPFADMNDGEDSLQPLVALAFSDAQRALTLIAGALSEATFNTEEMRRRAGGNFLPVTEVADTLVRQTGISFHDAHTITSAAVRSATSDDVSVFVDDLFRRTQEAKLNITKQQLRQAMDPEHFVAIRTITGGPASSAMQAQIDHASQQLQVDEQWLAATRANLEKAKTLLQRECELITQSHR
- a CDS encoding TonB-dependent receptor, whose protein sequence is MSRLSRIFVSCAILFSTAPAAWSQSQSINGTIRGRVSDPSGAAIAGATVTVTNPAVGVERTVTTGSDGYYVLINLPLGAYTVKITSPGFSPLNVSAVNLNAGTESVIDGDLKVGSADTAVTVEASDVSIDPTNLNVERTLSTAEIQNAPLTSRNPYNFIVFQPGVSGHPNPELGIPRTLNTNGLMDRINYQMDGMVNTEADRIGLRLFPIGNVFVKEVQTISNPAAPENGWTTGNVYNVISNSGSNEFHGKYEFIKRWVDATAFPLLQNKATNPTKPNLILEDHAVNVGGPVKKNKLFFFGSYEHVLRGSPSVVTITQANATAIGLPSSELVTAPGLLHGTFMDFRVDYNINSKNSVFLRYNYFKNSFPFNTQVGGINATSAGVDYSDRAHVAGVQWISAISDHLLNEFRFSVPYRTNTHFAGPSTGKGPAIVITGIAAFNGSSNAGDIYTDKQPSGSENISYIRGAHTFKAGFLLAQIQNRKRLVSYNRYTFASVAAYLSAKNGTNLYSYDNFASQTDTNGIGYASLFYGGYVQDTWALSPRLTAVYGLRWDRFASPKANPNAPYTDSRNFNVPNTDFAPRLGLSYRATNTTTVKLSSGIFYGQTPTDLWANALTLDGSNRTSSYTYTPTTAGAPAYPTIPSSVGTVATQNVTTVSPRFKNEYTWNANLQVAQQITNKTSVTVGYIMSNGRNLMWMHNINGIPTGSLADGRPTFSSAINGATRYDARYNQVNRVESGANSSFNAMFVNFVMAPVRGMSLNANYTWSHTISDAPDVNSFEQNANVTNTLNRKFDRGNSNVNHPNAFNLTGVLEPQFNFNNKFGRELANHNMLSVLGNLMSGDQATILASSQTFYNDASQTIARPAFVGRNTLRSPSVYQVDARYTRTFPKIWERIAPSFLLEANNIFNHNNVTNISYTQAVTAATGIATSVAPTINRSTVLEQRIVQWGVAVQF